The Carnobacterium mobile DSM 4848 genome includes a window with the following:
- a CDS encoding extracellular solute-binding protein, with protein MSNKRWKKIALGLVSLSAVLLAACGGGGKSEDSSASGGGSKESTTLKVDVDPRYTEYVNEMIPAFEKEHNVTVKITEKDMFDSIEALPLDGPAGIGTDVLVAPYDRIGILGQQGHLAEVKLPDDGRYDEMDEKQVLSEDKIYGAPFVIETLVMFYNKDLVDTAPATFKDLEELSTDERFAFESEKDKNVAFLANWVSPYHYLGLITGYGGYIFGDNGTDTTDIGLNTPEAVEAINYASNWYKNTWPKGALDVTSAENFMNDQFTSGKTAAVINGPWGAASYKEANVNYGVSTIPTLPNGENYQPFAGGSGWAISNYSKNKDLAQEWLDYVNNTENSQKLYELSAEIPANQETRTSISKGEDELTNAVIEQYNSAMPMPNIPEMEEVWTGTESMIFDAASGNKTPKEAADDTVKLIQDNIEQKYSTQ; from the coding sequence ATGTCGAATAAGCGTTGGAAAAAAATAGCGTTGGGTTTGGTATCTTTGAGCGCGGTATTATTGGCTGCTTGCGGAGGCGGAGGAAAGTCGGAGGATTCTTCAGCATCTGGAGGAGGATCTAAAGAATCAACCACTTTGAAAGTAGATGTGGATCCAAGGTACACAGAATATGTTAATGAAATGATTCCGGCATTTGAAAAAGAGCACAATGTAACCGTTAAAATAACAGAAAAAGATATGTTTGATTCGATTGAAGCTCTGCCGCTTGATGGACCTGCTGGAATTGGAACGGATGTACTCGTTGCTCCGTATGACCGCATCGGTATTTTAGGTCAGCAAGGACACTTGGCAGAAGTTAAGCTGCCAGATGATGGACGCTATGATGAGATGGATGAAAAACAAGTATTGTCCGAAGACAAAATATACGGGGCCCCTTTTGTAATAGAAACATTGGTCATGTTTTACAATAAAGACCTAGTCGATACAGCACCAGCGACTTTCAAAGACTTAGAAGAACTGTCAACAGATGAACGCTTTGCTTTTGAAAGTGAAAAAGACAAAAACGTAGCATTTTTAGCTAACTGGGTATCTCCTTACCATTACTTAGGTTTAATAACAGGGTATGGCGGTTATATTTTTGGAGATAACGGAACAGATACAACTGACATTGGCTTAAATACGCCAGAAGCAGTTGAAGCGATCAATTATGCGTCCAACTGGTACAAAAATACTTGGCCTAAAGGTGCATTAGATGTGACGAGTGCTGAGAACTTTATGAATGATCAATTCACCAGCGGAAAGACAGCTGCAGTCATCAATGGTCCTTGGGGAGCTGCAAGTTATAAAGAGGCGAATGTAAATTATGGAGTCAGTACCATCCCTACTTTGCCGAATGGTGAAAACTATCAACCGTTTGCCGGAGGATCAGGATGGGCGATCAGCAACTATTCAAAAAATAAAGACCTGGCTCAAGAATGGCTAGACTATGTTAACAATACTGAAAATTCTCAAAAACTATATGAATTATCTGCTGAGATACCTGCAAATCAAGAAACACGAACTTCTATCAGTAAAGGCGAGGACGAATTGACAAATGCCGTGATCGAACAATACAATTCAGCAATGCCGATGCCGAATATACCAGAAATGGAAGAAGTTTGGACGGGAACCGAATCGATGATTTTTGATGCAGCCTCAGGGAATAAAACACCTAAAGAAGCAGCGGATGATACAGTTAAATTAATTCAAGACAACATTGAGCAAAAATACAGCACTCAATAA
- a CDS encoding glycoside hydrolase family 13 protein — protein sequence MTEHDLKWWEKAIIYQVYPRSFQDTDGNGIGDLPGVIQRLDYIQKLGVNAIWLNPIFKSPQVDNGYDVSDYYAIDPIFGTMEDAELVIKEAHKRDLKVIFDLVLNHTSIEHPWFQEALKGPENPHRNFYIWHDAQPNGDLPNNWASIFGGSVWEKEPVGDQYYFHLFKKEMPDLNWDNPHVGKAMVDIGKFWLDKGVDGFRLDAFIHLDKLDDFPSEPPLHDGDLVSAQLINENLPNIKNYIQDLTSALRKVKPDVFILGEAASADADLAVTYSDPTNDMCDTIISFMLFPEDHSVKDPRLPFNMQHAILDKKQFKQTMSEWQKKLAPFGGPALYWNNHDMPRAVSRFGDDTNYRENSSKMLATLMYLQKGIPFILYGEEIGMRNLIHTNPQEFETPGATAFYAKSKALGYTEEHILMELNSTARDVSRGAMQWDDSQYAGFSTMPPWSGVNREEDYNVAEEEKEAKSILAYYRQILTYKKMPIFTEGTFHMMETKESLYSYERVLGTQRAIVVCNFSDTEERMQEDGIIEKEWQVLIQNEGNDVEGNCVTLGPYGAVVLLKGIADNSKDKK from the coding sequence ATGACTGAACACGACTTAAAATGGTGGGAAAAAGCGATTATCTATCAAGTGTATCCAAGAAGCTTTCAAGACACAGATGGGAACGGCATAGGGGATTTACCTGGAGTGATTCAGCGGTTGGATTATATTCAAAAGCTCGGAGTCAATGCTATTTGGTTGAATCCTATTTTCAAATCCCCACAAGTCGATAATGGATATGACGTATCCGATTATTATGCAATTGATCCGATTTTTGGCACAATGGAAGATGCAGAGCTTGTCATTAAAGAAGCACATAAACGTGATTTAAAAGTTATTTTCGATCTCGTTTTAAATCACACTTCTATTGAGCATCCATGGTTTCAAGAAGCGTTAAAAGGTCCTGAAAATCCTCATCGGAACTTTTATATTTGGCATGATGCTCAGCCGAATGGTGACTTGCCAAATAATTGGGCTTCAATTTTTGGCGGTTCTGTCTGGGAAAAAGAACCAGTGGGCGATCAATATTATTTTCATTTGTTTAAAAAGGAAATGCCGGATCTAAATTGGGATAATCCTCATGTCGGCAAAGCGATGGTGGATATTGGGAAATTTTGGCTGGACAAAGGAGTAGACGGTTTTCGGTTAGATGCGTTTATCCATTTAGATAAGTTGGATGACTTTCCGAGTGAACCTCCTTTGCATGATGGCGACTTGGTTTCGGCACAACTCATTAACGAAAATTTGCCAAATATTAAAAACTATATCCAAGATTTGACCAGTGCATTGCGTAAAGTAAAACCCGATGTTTTTATACTGGGAGAAGCTGCTTCGGCAGATGCCGATTTAGCAGTCACCTATTCTGATCCTACCAATGATATGTGCGATACCATCATTTCTTTTATGCTGTTTCCTGAGGACCATTCTGTAAAAGATCCCAGATTGCCGTTCAATATGCAGCATGCTATTCTGGATAAAAAACAGTTTAAACAAACCATGTCAGAATGGCAAAAAAAATTAGCTCCTTTTGGCGGTCCTGCTCTTTACTGGAACAACCATGATATGCCTAGAGCCGTTTCCCGTTTTGGGGACGATACGAACTACCGCGAAAACAGCAGTAAAATGTTGGCAACGCTGATGTATTTACAAAAAGGAATTCCTTTTATTTTATATGGTGAAGAAATAGGGATGCGCAACTTAATTCATACAAATCCGCAAGAATTCGAAACTCCCGGTGCAACAGCTTTTTATGCTAAATCGAAAGCTTTGGGTTATACTGAAGAACATATTTTAATGGAATTAAATAGTACAGCACGTGATGTGAGTCGAGGAGCGATGCAATGGGATGACTCTCAATATGCGGGGTTTTCAACTATGCCGCCTTGGAGCGGTGTCAATCGAGAAGAGGACTACAATGTTGCTGAAGAGGAAAAAGAAGCAAAGAGTATTTTAGCTTATTATCGTCAGATTTTAACCTATAAAAAAATGCCGATTTTTACAGAAGGAACGTTTCATATGATGGAAACGAAAGAGAGCCTATACAGTTATGAAAGAGTGTTGGGCACACAGCGGGCAATTGTGGTTTGTAATTTTTCAGATACGGAAGAACGGATGCAAGAAGATGGAATTATTGAAAAAGAATGGCAAGTTTTGATTCAAAATGAAGGAAACGACGTAGAAGGTAATTGTGTCACATTAGGACCATATGGAGCTGTAGTTTTATTAAAAGGTATTGCTGACAATAGTAAAGACAAAAAATAA
- a CDS encoding glycoside hydrolase family 13 protein gives METAAIFHRPDSEYAYLYKANEMHIRLRTKKGDAAQVNIISGDPYLHGTKKWYLDHVPMKLIASTDIHDYWMIAIGAEFKRLSYGFHVIGTDSLEVFYGDRGVFPFEEKYLEEANTFFRMPYFQEIDRFKSPDWVKETVWYQIFPERFANGDTSNDPEGTLPWGSKEHPTRDDFYGGDLQGVIDHLDYLVDLGINGIYFCPIFRATSNHKYDTTDYFEIDPDFGDKETFKKLVDEAHKRGIRIMLDAVFNHMGMLSYQWEDVIENEADSKYADWFHIHQFPVKLDDSLTTDELENVGEVPYDTFAFTGHMPKLNTANREVQDYLLEIAAYWIREFDIDAWRLDVANEVDHHFWKRFYQVTTDLKEDFYILGEIWHSSQSWLQGDEFHAVMNYAFTETIEDYFMKKKISASKMVAGLNEQLMLYRQQTNEVMFNVLDSHDTARILSISKGNKDIVKSSLAFTFMQNGSPCIYYGTEIGMDGFDDPDCRKCMVWDEAQQDLNMLAFTKELIAFRKEHQQNLSYGELNWFDVRDNEEVVGLKRTLGEETLIAYFNQGEQDLELVLDNIPEIVIGHLTFSDNRLLSIKQNGFVVFKIN, from the coding sequence ATGGAAACAGCAGCAATTTTTCACCGTCCAGATAGCGAATATGCTTATTTATATAAGGCAAACGAAATGCATATTCGGTTGCGTACTAAAAAAGGCGATGCCGCCCAAGTCAATATTATTAGCGGAGACCCTTATTTGCATGGTACTAAAAAATGGTATTTAGACCACGTTCCAATGAAATTGATCGCCAGTACAGATATTCATGATTACTGGATGATCGCTATAGGAGCTGAATTTAAAAGATTGTCATATGGGTTTCATGTCATCGGCACAGATAGTCTTGAAGTGTTTTATGGCGACAGAGGAGTTTTTCCTTTTGAAGAAAAATATTTGGAAGAAGCCAATACTTTTTTCCGTATGCCCTATTTTCAAGAGATTGATCGGTTTAAATCACCGGACTGGGTGAAAGAAACCGTTTGGTATCAGATTTTCCCAGAGCGTTTTGCTAATGGAGATACAAGCAACGACCCCGAAGGCACACTGCCATGGGGAAGTAAAGAGCATCCAACACGAGATGATTTCTACGGAGGAGACTTGCAAGGCGTAATCGACCATTTAGATTATTTGGTGGATTTGGGGATCAATGGTATTTATTTCTGTCCGATTTTTAGAGCAACCTCTAATCATAAGTATGATACGACGGATTATTTTGAGATTGACCCTGATTTTGGTGATAAAGAAACATTTAAAAAGCTGGTTGATGAAGCACATAAACGCGGCATTCGAATTATGCTAGATGCTGTTTTCAATCATATGGGAATGTTGTCTTATCAATGGGAAGATGTGATTGAGAACGAAGCTGATTCTAAATATGCAGACTGGTTCCATATTCATCAGTTTCCTGTAAAACTAGATGATTCTTTAACTACAGATGAGTTGGAAAATGTCGGCGAAGTTCCTTATGATACTTTTGCTTTTACAGGACATATGCCAAAATTAAATACAGCTAACCGTGAAGTGCAAGATTACTTATTGGAGATTGCAGCTTATTGGATACGAGAATTCGACATTGACGCGTGGCGGTTAGATGTAGCTAATGAAGTAGATCATCATTTCTGGAAACGATTCTATCAAGTGACAACGGATTTAAAAGAAGATTTTTATATCTTAGGAGAGATTTGGCATTCTTCTCAAAGCTGGCTTCAAGGAGATGAGTTCCATGCAGTAATGAATTATGCTTTTACGGAAACCATCGAAGATTACTTTATGAAAAAGAAAATTTCAGCCAGCAAAATGGTGGCCGGATTAAACGAACAGCTTATGTTGTACCGCCAGCAAACCAATGAAGTGATGTTTAATGTACTGGATTCCCATGATACAGCACGAATTTTATCTATTAGTAAAGGAAATAAAGACATTGTTAAATCCAGCCTAGCCTTTACCTTTATGCAAAACGGCTCTCCTTGTATTTATTATGGGACAGAGATTGGTATGGATGGGTTTGATGATCCCGATTGCCGCAAATGTATGGTTTGGGATGAAGCGCAACAAGACCTTAATATGCTAGCTTTCACAAAAGAGTTGATTGCTTTTAGAAAAGAACATCAGCAAAATTTAAGTTATGGTGAATTAAATTGGTTTGATGTACGTGATAATGAAGAAGTAGTCGGTTTGAAACGCACTTTGGGAGAAGAAACGCTGATTGCTTATTTTAACCAAGGAGAACAAGATCTTGAACTGGTTTTAGACAATATACCTGAGATTGTTATAGGACACTTGACCTTTAGTGATAATCGCTTGTTGTCGATCAAGCAGAACGGATTTGTTGTTTTCAAAATTAACTAG
- a CDS encoding diacylglycerol/lipid kinase family protein, producing the protein MKKAMIVVNPSSGSEQAEKYVDQLKAQLQSHFEQIVVNKTTKAGDAIHFANKAAFYQFDALFLMGGDGTINEGINGIAIHEHQPTVGIIPLGTVNNFARALEISVVPEEAIGNLELTSQKKVDLGKINDTYFVSTVSVGPIPESVQNVDTDSKTKFGPLAYVFEGLKALTDEHTALFDLTLDGEKIEEHYSMLLIALSNSVTGIGTVFSSAETDDGYLQLLCLKETTAVEKLQLIPELFRKDEDYSDKLVLKKFKKAAISTKGTENFVCTVDGDAGPAFPIEVEIFHKQLTVFVPSN; encoded by the coding sequence ATGAAAAAAGCAATGATCGTGGTAAATCCTTCATCTGGCAGTGAACAGGCTGAAAAATACGTTGACCAATTGAAAGCACAACTACAAAGTCACTTTGAGCAAATTGTCGTGAATAAAACAACTAAAGCAGGAGATGCAATACACTTTGCAAATAAAGCAGCGTTCTATCAATTTGATGCTCTTTTCTTAATGGGCGGTGATGGCACGATAAATGAAGGAATAAATGGTATCGCTATTCATGAACACCAACCAACTGTAGGAATCATTCCATTAGGAACGGTAAATAATTTTGCGCGTGCGTTAGAAATCTCTGTCGTACCCGAAGAAGCCATTGGTAATTTGGAACTAACCAGTCAAAAGAAAGTTGACTTAGGGAAAATAAACGATACTTATTTTGTTAGTACTGTCTCGGTTGGGCCTATTCCGGAAAGCGTGCAAAACGTAGATACTGACTCTAAGACTAAATTTGGGCCGTTAGCTTATGTTTTTGAAGGACTAAAAGCTTTGACTGATGAACATACTGCCCTTTTTGACTTAACGTTAGATGGAGAAAAAATTGAAGAGCACTACAGTATGCTGCTTATTGCTTTAAGCAACTCTGTTACAGGAATTGGAACAGTTTTTTCTTCAGCTGAAACAGATGATGGTTATTTGCAATTGTTATGTTTAAAAGAAACAACGGCAGTTGAAAAACTTCAACTTATCCCGGAATTATTCCGTAAAGATGAAGATTATTCTGATAAATTAGTTCTGAAGAAATTTAAAAAAGCTGCTATCAGCACAAAAGGAACAGAGAACTTTGTTTGTACTGTTGACGGCGATGCAGGACCGGCCTTCCCTATTGAAGTAGAAATTTTTCATAAACAGCTGACTGTTTTTGTACCGTCTAACTGA
- a CDS encoding glycoside hydrolase family 13 protein, which translates to MSEKWWQEAIVYQVYPRSFQDSNGDGVGDLRGVIQRLDYIQSLGVSVIWLNPIFVSPQIDNGYDVSNYYAIDPLFGTIEDAEELIEKAHQYGLKVIFDFVLNHTSDQHPWFQEALKGPDNPYRDYYLWADGKTAGQLPNNWASFFGGTVWEKEPAGNQYYFHLFAKEMPDLNWNNPEVQLSMLDIATFWMDKGVDGFRLDAFIHMDKEAGYPDVPNIVDGQIVLAEEYYANLPKVNHYMKNFAQALRKQYPDVFLVGEAASANIDLAVNYSDPLNEACDAVITFRYFSEDDTKKDVRLPLTMQSGKLDLKAFKATMSEWQDRLGDFGGPTLYWNNHDMARAVSRFGDVIHYRENSSKMLATLMYLQKGIPFILNGEEIGMKNLEIPTIDKFEAPEAKGFYEKALALGYSKEHILRELNATSKDASRGVMQWDDSVFAGFSTSPPWSDVNQEADYHVAAQEADEKSILNYYRKLLNYKQTPLFTKGSFKLIETNDQLYCYERTLGKQTALVCCNFTDQPVFFEDERFTEENFTVLLTNDFNSLEGKLGKLGPYGAAVLVFGIDEENEPHEENRISVF; encoded by the coding sequence ATGTCAGAAAAATGGTGGCAAGAAGCCATTGTATATCAAGTCTATCCGCGTAGTTTTCAAGATAGCAATGGTGATGGGGTAGGGGATCTTCGGGGTGTAATCCAGCGTTTAGATTACATTCAGTCATTAGGTGTTTCGGTGATATGGTTAAATCCTATTTTTGTCTCACCGCAGATTGATAACGGCTACGACGTTTCTAATTATTACGCAATCGATCCGCTTTTCGGAACAATAGAGGATGCAGAAGAACTGATAGAAAAAGCTCACCAATATGGATTAAAAGTGATATTTGATTTTGTATTAAACCACACATCAGATCAACATCCTTGGTTCCAAGAAGCGCTTAAAGGGCCAGACAATCCGTATCGTGATTATTACCTTTGGGCTGACGGTAAAACTGCTGGACAATTACCCAATAATTGGGCTTCTTTTTTTGGCGGAACGGTATGGGAAAAAGAGCCGGCTGGCAATCAGTATTATTTCCATTTGTTCGCTAAAGAAATGCCTGATTTGAACTGGAACAACCCGGAAGTGCAGCTATCTATGTTGGATATCGCAACTTTTTGGATGGATAAAGGTGTAGATGGCTTTCGTTTAGATGCTTTTATTCATATGGATAAAGAAGCAGGTTACCCAGATGTACCAAATATAGTAGATGGACAAATTGTTTTAGCAGAGGAATATTATGCGAACTTGCCTAAAGTAAATCATTATATGAAGAACTTTGCACAAGCATTGCGCAAACAATACCCGGATGTTTTTTTAGTCGGGGAAGCGGCATCAGCCAATATTGACTTGGCCGTTAATTATTCAGATCCGCTGAATGAAGCATGTGATGCAGTAATAACTTTTCGTTATTTCTCAGAAGATGACACAAAGAAAGACGTACGCTTGCCTTTGACGATGCAGTCAGGAAAGTTGGACCTCAAAGCTTTTAAAGCAACGATGAGCGAATGGCAAGATCGATTAGGAGACTTTGGCGGACCAACACTGTATTGGAACAATCATGATATGGCACGCGCGGTCTCGCGTTTTGGTGATGTGATTCATTATCGCGAAAACAGCAGTAAGATGTTGGCTACATTGATGTACCTGCAAAAAGGAATTCCATTCATTTTAAATGGCGAAGAAATCGGCATGAAAAATTTAGAGATTCCGACAATTGATAAATTTGAAGCACCAGAAGCAAAAGGCTTTTATGAAAAAGCATTAGCTCTAGGATATAGTAAGGAACATATTTTACGGGAATTAAATGCAACTAGTAAAGATGCTAGCCGCGGCGTAATGCAATGGGATGATTCTGTATTTGCTGGATTTTCAACTAGCCCTCCATGGAGCGATGTTAACCAAGAAGCCGATTATCATGTTGCAGCTCAAGAAGCAGATGAAAAGAGTATTTTAAATTATTACCGCAAGTTGCTAAATTACAAACAAACACCTTTATTTACTAAAGGCAGCTTTAAATTAATCGAAACGAATGATCAGCTCTATTGCTACGAACGCACACTAGGAAAACAAACAGCATTGGTCTGCTGTAATTTCACAGACCAGCCTGTGTTCTTTGAAGACGAACGTTTTACAGAAGAGAACTTTACCGTTTTGCTAACGAATGACTTCAATTCATTGGAAGGGAAATTAGGCAAATTAGGCCCCTATGGTGCAGCTGTTTTAGTGTTCGGAATCGATGAAGAAAATGAACCGCATGAAGAAAATCGAATCAGTGTATTTTAA
- a CDS encoding extracellular solute-binding protein, whose amino-acid sequence MKKSNWKKYAVGLVSASALLLAACGGGSGTDSTSSSNKEKNSGDELHISVDTGYIKYIDEIKEAFEKEHDVKIKVTERDMFEQLEALPLDGPAGNAPDIMMSAYDRVGPLGQQGHLAEITLGNEEQYDDTDKALVTIDDKIYAEPAVIETLVLYYNKDLVDKAPETFKDLEALSKDKKYDFAGEAGKNTGFLAKWTDFYFSYGLVAGYGGYVFGDNGTDPTDIGLNNKGAVEAITYATDWFQNVWPQGMQDITSSDAFITDQFLAGKVGAFIGGPWQAAALQEAGVNYGVSTIPTLNNGEEYQAFGGGKGWVVSNYSKNKDVAQEWVDYVTNTENQNKFYDMTNEIPANQESRKYATGQDDELTTAVIDQFKEAQPMPNIPEMAEVWAGAENLMFDAASGNKTPKQSADDAAKLISESIEQKYTN is encoded by the coding sequence ATGAAAAAAAGTAATTGGAAAAAGTATGCAGTCGGCTTAGTATCTGCAAGTGCTTTGTTGTTGGCTGCTTGCGGCGGAGGAAGCGGTACCGATTCAACGTCTTCATCTAACAAAGAAAAAAATAGTGGAGACGAGCTACATATATCCGTTGATACGGGGTACATTAAATATATTGATGAAATCAAAGAAGCATTTGAAAAAGAACACGATGTGAAAATCAAAGTAACTGAAAGAGATATGTTTGAACAGTTAGAAGCATTGCCTCTAGATGGACCAGCTGGAAACGCTCCTGATATTATGATGTCAGCTTATGACCGCGTAGGCCCATTAGGACAACAGGGACACTTAGCTGAGATCACACTAGGAAATGAAGAGCAGTATGATGATACAGATAAAGCACTAGTAACCATTGATGATAAAATTTATGCAGAACCTGCAGTTATCGAAACACTTGTTTTATACTACAACAAAGATTTAGTTGATAAAGCACCTGAGACTTTTAAAGATTTAGAAGCATTATCAAAAGATAAAAAATACGACTTCGCAGGCGAAGCAGGTAAAAATACTGGTTTCTTAGCAAAGTGGACTGACTTTTACTTCTCTTATGGATTAGTTGCCGGCTACGGCGGTTATGTATTTGGCGATAATGGAACAGACCCGACAGATATTGGATTGAATAATAAAGGAGCAGTCGAAGCTATCACGTATGCAACTGACTGGTTCCAAAACGTTTGGCCTCAAGGTATGCAAGATATCACGAGTTCAGATGCCTTTATTACAGACCAATTCTTAGCTGGAAAAGTTGGAGCGTTTATTGGCGGACCTTGGCAAGCAGCGGCTTTGCAAGAAGCTGGAGTGAACTATGGCGTATCGACTATCCCAACTTTGAACAACGGTGAAGAGTATCAAGCATTCGGCGGCGGAAAAGGATGGGTCGTCAGCAACTATTCTAAAAATAAAGATGTGGCACAAGAATGGGTTGATTATGTCACAAATACAGAAAACCAAAACAAATTCTATGATATGACAAATGAGATTCCTGCAAATCAAGAGTCGCGTAAATACGCAACAGGACAAGACGATGAATTGACGACTGCAGTAATTGACCAATTCAAAGAAGCTCAGCCAATGCCAAATATTCCTGAAATGGCAGAAGTTTGGGCAGGGGCAGAAAACTTGATGTTTGATGCTGCTTCGGGCAACAAAACACCTAAACAATCTGCAGACGACGCTGCAAAACTAATTTCTGAATCGATTGAACAAAAATACACTAACTAG
- a CDS encoding LacI family DNA-binding transcriptional regulator, giving the protein MTTLNDVAKKANVSKMTVSRVINHPEQVTDELKSLVFEAMEELNYRPNVAAKALANNRTQIIKLFILEEMDTTEPYYMNLLTGIAQELDARHYSLQLVTKNNFDIGACDGYIMCGVREKDYEWIGRANKPVVLFGENRHGYDFVDSDNQAGVAMATQYAIDLGYQQVMFIGIDIDELFEKSRETGYLQTMQKNQLPPKIIRFGNHSSGAAQYIKEHWTHFSPNTIFVCSSDRLAIGIERGILEMGGKIPSDFGIIGHDGVFLDQIAFPQLTTVKQAVIEMGGACAKMLMTKIEQNGAAQEKVLFTPELITRGTTRKER; this is encoded by the coding sequence ATGACCACATTAAACGATGTTGCCAAAAAAGCTAATGTATCAAAAATGACAGTTTCGCGCGTGATCAATCATCCAGAACAAGTGACCGATGAACTGAAATCACTTGTATTTGAAGCGATGGAAGAACTGAACTACCGGCCTAATGTAGCCGCTAAAGCTTTAGCAAACAATCGCACACAAATCATTAAACTATTTATATTGGAAGAGATGGACACAACTGAACCGTATTATATGAATTTATTAACTGGTATTGCACAGGAATTAGATGCTCGCCATTATTCGCTGCAATTAGTAACGAAAAATAATTTCGATATTGGGGCATGCGATGGTTACATTATGTGCGGTGTTCGTGAAAAAGATTATGAATGGATAGGACGTGCCAACAAACCGGTAGTTTTATTCGGTGAAAATCGGCATGGGTATGATTTCGTCGATTCCGATAACCAAGCTGGTGTGGCCATGGCAACACAATATGCTATTGATTTAGGGTACCAACAAGTTATGTTTATTGGAATCGATATTGACGAGCTGTTTGAAAAATCAAGAGAAACAGGTTACCTACAAACGATGCAAAAGAACCAATTACCGCCAAAAATCATACGTTTTGGGAATCACTCAAGTGGAGCAGCACAATACATCAAAGAACATTGGACTCATTTTTCACCAAACACTATTTTTGTGTGCAGCTCTGATCGTTTAGCGATCGGCATAGAGCGAGGTATCCTTGAAATGGGTGGAAAGATTCCTAGTGACTTTGGCATTATTGGACACGATGGAGTCTTCTTGGATCAAATAGCTTTTCCGCAGTTAACTACTGTTAAACAAGCTGTAATTGAAATGGGTGGGGCTTGTGCAAAAATGTTAATGACTAAAATTGAACAAAACGGCGCAGCTCAAGAAAAAGTGTTATTCACACCAGAATTGATTACAAGAGGAACGACGAGAAAAGAACGATAA